In the Novosphingobium sp. 9 genome, one interval contains:
- the thrC gene encoding threonine synthase, with amino-acid sequence MDYISTRGSAPALDFEGATLAGLASDGGLYVPREWPRFSADEIAAMAGLPYAELAAKIMLPFVGDSLTYERLLELTTQAYGRFAHKAVTPLVQLDEQHWVLELFHGPTLAFKDVALQLLGLFFEEFLGRSDRNLTIVGATSGDTGSAAIDAVAGRAKVDVFMIHPEGRVSDVQRRQMTTVLAPNVHNIAIDGSFDDAQAMVKRMFNDAAMTDRFAIGAVNSINWARLMAQVVYYFAAALQLGAPHRKVAFSVPTGNFGDVFAGYVAAQMGLPVETLVVATNVNDILHRALSNGDYSQGTVTPTAAPSMDIQVSSNFERLLFDLGGRDGAALAEQMAGFEATKAMQLTNAQREGAAKLFRSARTDGTEMAQAIRWAWENCGELIDPHTACGLAAARAAGIDASVPVVTLATAHPAKFPEAVERSTGQRPGLPARIGDLFEREERFVSLPGTYEAIAEFVAGHAAPKV; translated from the coding sequence ATGGACTACATCAGCACTCGCGGCAGCGCACCGGCGCTCGATTTCGAAGGCGCGACGCTTGCCGGCCTCGCGTCGGACGGCGGCCTCTACGTGCCGCGCGAGTGGCCGCGCTTCTCTGCCGATGAGATCGCGGCGATGGCGGGTTTGCCCTATGCCGAGCTGGCCGCGAAGATCATGCTGCCTTTCGTCGGTGACAGCCTGACCTACGAACGCCTGCTGGAACTGACCACGCAAGCCTATGGCCGCTTTGCGCACAAGGCAGTGACGCCGCTGGTCCAGCTGGACGAACAGCACTGGGTGCTCGAACTGTTCCACGGCCCCACGCTGGCGTTCAAGGACGTCGCGCTCCAGCTGCTCGGCCTGTTCTTCGAGGAGTTCCTTGGCCGTTCGGACCGCAACCTGACCATCGTCGGCGCGACCTCGGGCGATACCGGCTCGGCCGCGATCGACGCCGTGGCGGGCCGCGCCAAGGTGGACGTGTTCATGATCCATCCCGAAGGCCGCGTCTCGGACGTGCAGCGCCGCCAGATGACCACGGTGCTCGCCCCCAACGTCCATAACATCGCCATCGACGGATCGTTCGACGATGCGCAGGCGATGGTGAAGCGCATGTTCAACGACGCGGCGATGACCGACCGCTTCGCCATCGGCGCGGTGAACTCGATCAACTGGGCGCGCCTGATGGCGCAGGTGGTGTACTACTTCGCCGCCGCGCTGCAGCTGGGCGCGCCGCACCGCAAGGTGGCGTTCTCGGTGCCGACCGGCAACTTCGGCGACGTGTTCGCCGGGTATGTCGCGGCGCAGATGGGCCTGCCGGTCGAGACGCTGGTGGTCGCCACCAACGTCAACGACATTCTGCACCGCGCGCTGTCGAACGGTGACTATTCGCAAGGGACCGTCACGCCCACCGCCGCGCCTTCGATGGACATTCAGGTGTCCTCAAACTTCGAGCGCCTGCTGTTCGATCTGGGCGGTCGCGACGGCGCGGCGCTTGCAGAGCAGATGGCGGGCTTCGAAGCCACCAAGGCGATGCAGCTGACCAATGCGCAGCGCGAAGGGGCGGCGAAGCTGTTCCGCTCGGCCCGCACCGATGGCACCGAGATGGCGCAGGCGATCCGCTGGGCCTGGGAGAACTGCGGCGAGCTGATCGATCCGCACACCGCCTGCGGCCTTGCTGCCGCGCGCGCTGCGGGCATCGACGCGAGCGTTCCGGTGGTCACGCTGGCGACCGCGCACCCGGCCAAGTTCCCCGAAGCGGTCGAGCGCTCGACCGGCCAGCGCCCCGGCCTGCCCGCCCGCATCGGCGATCTGTTCGAGCGCGAGGAGCGCTTCGTCTCGCTGCCCGGCACCTACGAGGCGATTGCCGAGTTCGTCGCCGGCCACGCCGCGCCCAAGGTCTGA
- a CDS encoding YgfZ/GcvT domain-containing protein yields MTATRLTDRAVIRLSPREPGEDVAAFLQGLVTSDVQKTLPVWTALLTAQGKALFDFLVWPGGPNANGPSLLIDCEAEVADALVKRLSMYRLRRAIDIVREEKLGVHWRPHEGDGAAPDPRLHALGERWLAPVDPLDPDSQGSADAAWRAHRLALGVVEGRGELGDGETLWLECNAVELNGVSFTKGCYVGQENTARMNWRQKVNRRLVVVPLDRSEEKRRRAAYPELGLAVDHLRVDAIADDVRPHWMPAPNPEGETEAE; encoded by the coding sequence ATGACAGCGACACGCCTCACCGACCGCGCCGTGATCCGGCTTTCCCCTCGCGAGCCCGGCGAGGATGTTGCCGCCTTTCTGCAGGGGCTGGTGACGTCCGACGTGCAGAAGACGCTTCCGGTCTGGACTGCGCTGCTGACTGCGCAGGGCAAGGCGCTGTTCGATTTCCTCGTCTGGCCCGGTGGCCCCAATGCGAACGGTCCCTCGCTGCTGATCGACTGCGAGGCCGAGGTGGCCGACGCGCTGGTGAAGCGTCTGTCGATGTATCGCCTGCGCCGCGCGATCGACATCGTTCGCGAGGAGAAACTCGGCGTCCACTGGCGCCCGCATGAAGGCGACGGTGCCGCCCCCGATCCGCGCCTGCACGCGCTGGGCGAGCGCTGGCTGGCCCCGGTCGATCCGCTTGATCCCGATTCGCAAGGGAGTGCCGATGCGGCATGGCGCGCGCACCGGCTGGCGCTGGGCGTCGTGGAAGGGCGCGGGGAACTGGGCGATGGCGAGACGCTCTGGCTGGAGTGCAACGCGGTCGAACTGAACGGCGTCAGCTTCACCAAGGGCTGCTATGTCGGGCAGGAAAACACCGCGCGGATGAACTGGCGCCAGAAGGTCAACCGCAGGCTGGTGGTAGTGCCGCTGGACCGCTCGGAAGAGAAGCGCCGCCGCGCGGCCTATCCCGAACTGGGGCTGGCGGTCGACCACTTGCGCGTCGATGCGATCGCCGACGATGTGCGGCCCCACTGGATGCCCGCGCCAAACCCCGAAGGCGAAACCGAAGCCGAATAG
- the moaA gene encoding GTP 3',8-cyclase MoaA, giving the protein MQAPLVDQFRRRISYLRLSVTDRCDLRCTYCMPERMTFLPRKDVLSLDELHRMALGFIARGITKLRLTGGEPLVRRDVIDLIRALGRRVGADDGQGALEELTLTTNGTRLAEFADDLFDAGVRRINVSLDTLDRARFEALTRRDSLGQVMEGLAAAKAAGLKVKINTVALKGVNEADIGEIMAWAHGQGFAMSLIEVMPLGEVEGDRFDHYLPLTQVRDSLERRWTLTPSSHRTGGPARYVDVAETGGRLGFITPLTNNFCDGCNRVRVTATGQLYACLGGSEQVDLRAAMRSDDPEAALSAALDVAMAIKPARHAFAIDRAGAEPALARHMSMTGG; this is encoded by the coding sequence CTGCAAGCCCCTCTGGTTGACCAGTTCCGGCGCCGGATCAGCTATCTGCGCCTCTCGGTGACGGACCGCTGCGACTTGCGCTGCACCTATTGCATGCCCGAGCGGATGACCTTTCTGCCGCGCAAGGACGTGCTCAGCCTCGATGAACTGCACCGCATGGCGTTGGGCTTTATCGCGCGCGGAATCACGAAACTGCGCCTGACCGGGGGCGAGCCGCTGGTGCGCCGCGATGTGATCGACCTGATCCGCGCGCTCGGCCGCCGGGTGGGGGCGGATGACGGGCAGGGGGCGCTTGAGGAACTCACCCTCACCACCAACGGCACGCGACTGGCCGAATTTGCCGACGATCTGTTCGATGCCGGGGTGCGCCGCATCAATGTCTCCCTCGACACGCTCGACCGCGCGCGGTTCGAGGCGCTTACCCGCCGCGATTCGCTGGGGCAGGTGATGGAAGGGCTGGCGGCGGCGAAGGCGGCGGGGCTCAAGGTCAAGATTAATACCGTGGCGCTCAAGGGCGTGAACGAGGCGGACATCGGCGAAATCATGGCCTGGGCGCACGGGCAGGGCTTTGCGATGAGCCTGATCGAGGTGATGCCGCTGGGCGAGGTCGAGGGGGATCGCTTCGATCATTATCTGCCGCTGACACAGGTTCGGGACAGTCTGGAACGCCGCTGGACCCTGACGCCCAGCAGCCACCGCACCGGCGGCCCCGCGCGCTATGTCGATGTGGCCGAAACCGGCGGGCGGCTGGGCTTCATCACCCCGCTCACCAACAACTTCTGCGATGGCTGCAACCGCGTGCGCGTCACCGCGACGGGCCAGCTCTATGCCTGTCTTGGCGGCAGCGAGCAGGTGGACCTGCGCGCCGCGATGCGGAGCGACGATCCCGAGGCGGCGCTCAGCGCGGCGCTCGACGTGGCGATGGCGATCAAGCCCGCCCGCCACGCCTTCGCGATTGACCGCGCCGGGGCCGAGCCTGCCCTTGCCCGGCACATGTCGATGACGGGCGGCTGA
- a CDS encoding cytochrome c oxidase subunit 3, whose amino-acid sequence MSGVKNHDYHILPPDIAPLATTIGALMTTTGLVLFMHDMPGGTFVPWLGLAILLASMWMWFAKIVDEAKAGDHTPVVQLHQRYGMILFIASEVMFFVGWFWAFFDFSLFPSKLAEAVAGQWPPKAVEAVIDAFDLPLLNTLILLCSGTTVTWAHHALIHGDREGLKKGLTATIVLGLLFTSIQAYEYLHAPFPFGVNTYGSAFYMATGFHGFHVIVGTIMLIVCLIRAHKGDFTPRQHFGFEAAAWYWHFVDVVWLFLFVAVYVWGNWGAVVE is encoded by the coding sequence ATGTCAGGCGTCAAGAATCACGATTATCACATCCTCCCGCCGGACATCGCGCCGCTGGCGACGACGATCGGCGCGCTGATGACCACCACCGGTCTGGTGCTGTTCATGCACGACATGCCGGGCGGCACGTTCGTGCCCTGGCTGGGTCTTGCGATCCTGCTCGCCTCGATGTGGATGTGGTTCGCCAAGATCGTCGACGAGGCGAAGGCGGGCGATCACACCCCGGTCGTCCAGTTGCACCAGCGCTATGGCATGATCCTGTTCATCGCCTCCGAAGTCATGTTCTTCGTCGGCTGGTTCTGGGCGTTCTTCGATTTCTCGCTGTTCCCCTCGAAACTGGCCGAGGCCGTCGCCGGGCAATGGCCGCCCAAGGCAGTGGAGGCGGTGATCGACGCCTTCGACCTGCCGCTGCTCAACACGCTGATCCTGCTGTGTTCGGGCACCACCGTCACCTGGGCCCACCACGCGCTGATCCACGGCGACCGCGAGGGGCTGAAGAAGGGTCTGACCGCGACGATCGTGCTGGGTCTGCTGTTCACCTCGATACAGGCCTACGAATACCTGCACGCGCCGTTCCCCTTCGGCGTGAACACCTATGGCTCGGCGTTCTACATGGCGACCGGGTTCCACGGCTTCCATGTGATCGTCGGCACGATCATGCTGATCGTGTGCCTGATCCGCGCTCACAAGGGCGACTTCACCCCGCGCCAGCACTTCGGGTTCGAGGCGGCGGCGTGGTACTGGCACTTCGTCGACGTGGTGTGGCTGTTCCTGTTCGTGGCGGTCTATGTCTGGGGCAACTGGGGCGCAGTGGTTGAGTAG
- a CDS encoding MoaD/ThiS family protein encodes MALKLVFLGRLEDVAGAGEREAAFVPDLAALRAALPSALAEALAGPRVRVAVNGVLLADDATVALNDGDEIAFLPPVSGG; translated from the coding sequence ATGGCGCTGAAACTGGTGTTCCTCGGCCGTCTGGAGGACGTGGCCGGCGCGGGTGAGCGCGAAGCCGCCTTCGTGCCCGATCTTGCCGCCTTGCGCGCCGCGCTGCCGTCCGCACTGGCTGAAGCCCTCGCAGGCCCTCGCGTGCGGGTGGCGGTCAACGGCGTGCTGCTGGCGGACGATGCCACGGTGGCGCTGAACGACGGCGACGAGATCGCCTTCCTGCCGCCGGTCTCGGGCGGATGA
- a CDS encoding pirin family protein, producing the protein MIELRPFETLGGANHGWLDAHHHFSFAGYHDPARTNWGRLRVWNDDLIAPKSGFPPHPHQDMEIITYVRTGAITHRDSMGNLGRTGAGDVQVMSAGTGVQHAEYNLEDEDTTLFQIWILPDQRGGEPSWGMRPFPRDAREGQFVTLASGIAGDGAGEPEGALPIRANARLLGATVKAGESVTYETTADRHLYLVPATGRIRIAEVEAKARDGVAVTGLDAITVTALEDAELVLVDAA; encoded by the coding sequence ATGATCGAATTGCGACCTTTCGAAACGCTGGGCGGCGCCAACCACGGTTGGCTCGATGCCCACCACCACTTCTCGTTTGCCGGGTATCACGATCCGGCGCGCACCAACTGGGGCCGCCTGCGCGTGTGGAACGACGATCTGATCGCCCCCAAGTCCGGCTTCCCGCCGCATCCGCATCAGGACATGGAGATCATCACCTATGTCCGCACCGGGGCGATCACGCACCGCGATTCGATGGGCAACCTTGGCCGCACCGGCGCGGGCGACGTGCAGGTGATGAGCGCGGGCACCGGCGTCCAGCACGCGGAATACAATCTGGAGGACGAGGACACCACGCTGTTCCAGATCTGGATCCTGCCCGACCAGCGCGGCGGCGAGCCAAGCTGGGGCATGCGCCCGTTCCCCAGGGATGCCCGCGAAGGGCAATTCGTCACGCTGGCGAGCGGGATCGCGGGTGACGGTGCGGGCGAGCCCGAAGGGGCGTTGCCGATCCGCGCCAATGCCCGTCTGCTCGGCGCGACGGTGAAGGCAGGAGAAAGCGTGACCTACGAGACGACGGCGGACCGCCATCTCTATCTGGTGCCTGCCACCGGCCGTATCCGCATCGCGGAGGTTGAGGCCAAGGCGCGAGACGGCGTGGCCGTGACCGGGCTTGACGCGATCACGGTGACTGCGCTCGAAGATGCCGAACTGGTTCTGGTGGATGCCGCCTGA
- a CDS encoding LysR family transcriptional regulator: MPELIPPSLDHLRAFLAVVEEGSFNAAAKRLGRAISVVSYAISQLEAQLDVRLFDREGSRRPTLTPDGEALLGEARAVSDDIDALLAKVRSLRQGLEPELSLAVDVMVPGHILAALLRDFQFMYPTVPLRLHVEALGAVAALVLEGRATLAIAGPDLLDLPDLERETVGAVELVPVAAPGHPLARAGKIASGEARKHVQLVLTDRSPLTEGRDFSVLGTRSWRLADLGAKHALLREGIGWGSMPRHAVADDLASGALVELHLPERPALRYSLVALWRKDTPPGPAAVWVLDAFRERLGGGV, encoded by the coding sequence ATGCCTGAACTCATACCCCCCAGCCTCGATCACTTGCGCGCCTTTCTGGCCGTGGTCGAGGAAGGCAGCTTCAACGCCGCCGCCAAGCGGCTTGGCCGCGCGATCTCGGTGGTCAGCTACGCAATCAGCCAGCTGGAAGCCCAGCTCGATGTCCGCCTGTTCGACCGCGAAGGCTCGCGCCGCCCCACGCTCACCCCCGATGGCGAGGCGCTGCTGGGCGAGGCGCGCGCCGTCTCCGACGATATCGACGCGCTGCTCGCCAAGGTCCGCAGCCTGCGCCAAGGGCTGGAGCCCGAACTCTCGCTGGCGGTGGACGTGATGGTGCCGGGGCATATCCTCGCCGCGCTGCTGCGCGATTTCCAGTTCATGTACCCCACCGTTCCGCTGCGCCTCCATGTCGAAGCGCTCGGCGCAGTGGCCGCGCTCGTGCTCGAAGGCCGCGCCACGCTAGCCATCGCCGGGCCGGACCTGCTCGACCTGCCCGACCTCGAACGCGAGACGGTGGGCGCGGTCGAACTCGTTCCCGTCGCCGCGCCGGGCCACCCGCTTGCCCGCGCCGGAAAGATCGCATCGGGCGAGGCGCGCAAGCACGTCCAGCTTGTCCTCACCGACCGCTCACCGCTGACCGAAGGGCGCGACTTCTCGGTGCTCGGCACCCGCTCGTGGCGCCTTGCCGACCTCGGCGCCAAGCACGCCCTGCTGCGCGAGGGGATCGGCTGGGGCTCGATGCCGCGCCACGCCGTCGCCGACGATCTCGCCAGCGGTGCCCTCGTCGAACTGCATCTGCCCGAACGCCCGGCGCTGCGCTATTCGCTGGTCGCGCTGTGGCGCAAGGATACCCCGCCGGGCCCCGCCGCCGTGTGGGTGCTCGATGCGTTTCGCGAGCGGCTCGGCGGGGGTGTTTGA
- a CDS encoding Rossmann fold domain-containing protein: protein MASATFTARISGLPEAPLDAAADFHARVLPEVLTEAAQASAAQPDGLLCLLFAAASYEHREWRLAAVQSLARAQAPLRVNALEGGDEAQVAAALDWLESVPGVTGQLLRLDGNAAG from the coding sequence TTGGCATCGGCGACCTTTACCGCCCGGATTTCCGGTCTGCCCGAAGCCCCGCTCGATGCGGCGGCTGACTTCCATGCGCGCGTATTGCCGGAAGTGCTGACCGAGGCGGCGCAGGCTTCGGCTGCGCAACCGGATGGACTGCTGTGCCTGCTGTTCGCTGCCGCCAGCTACGAACACCGCGAATGGCGCCTTGCCGCCGTGCAGTCGCTGGCCCGCGCGCAGGCCCCCTTGCGCGTCAACGCGCTGGAGGGTGGCGACGAGGCGCAGGTCGCTGCCGCGCTCGACTGGCTCGAGAGCGTGCCCGGCGTGACGGGCCAATTGTTGCGCCTTGATGGAAATGCCGCAGGCTGA
- the rplU gene encoding 50S ribosomal protein L21, with amino-acid sequence MFAVVRTGGKQYRVAAGDKIAVEKLAGEAGETITLGDVLLAGKDGEVLDAAKVSVSAEIIAQAKSEKVVVFKKRRRHNYRRKNGHRQQLTLLRIVSVA; translated from the coding sequence ATGTTCGCAGTAGTGCGCACGGGCGGCAAGCAGTACCGGGTTGCCGCCGGAGACAAGATCGCGGTTGAAAAGCTGGCTGGTGAAGCCGGTGAGACCATCACCCTGGGCGACGTCCTGCTCGCGGGCAAGGACGGCGAAGTTCTCGACGCCGCCAAGGTTTCGGTTTCGGCCGAGATCATCGCGCAGGCGAAGAGCGAGAAGGTCGTGGTGTTCAAGAAGCGCCGCCGCCATAACTATCGTCGCAAGAACGGCCACCGCCAGCAGCTTACGCTGCTGCGCATCGTGTCGGTCGCCTGA
- a CDS encoding cytochrome c oxidase assembly protein: MTGAPARPRSNLRVGAMALGVACAMLGMGFAAVPLYRIFCEATGYDGTTRRVDEAQAAQIVDSGRTISVRFDANVERGMPWQFKPLQATDTVSIGARDMALFWAKNTSDKPITGTASFNVEPEQAARFFNKIQCFCFTAQTLGPGEEVRMPVVYYIDPAILNDPDNKDVQQITLSYTFHETR; this comes from the coding sequence ATGACCGGGGCGCCCGCCCGGCCTCGCAGCAACCTGCGGGTCGGCGCGATGGCGCTGGGCGTCGCCTGCGCGATGCTGGGCATGGGCTTTGCCGCCGTGCCGCTCTACCGCATCTTCTGCGAGGCGACCGGCTATGACGGCACCACCCGCCGCGTGGACGAGGCGCAGGCCGCGCAGATTGTCGATTCCGGCCGGACGATCTCGGTGCGCTTCGATGCCAATGTGGAACGCGGGATGCCGTGGCAGTTCAAGCCTTTGCAGGCGACCGATACCGTCTCCATCGGCGCGCGCGACATGGCGCTGTTCTGGGCGAAGAACACCTCTGACAAGCCGATAACCGGCACTGCCAGCTTCAATGTCGAGCCCGAGCAGGCCGCGCGCTTCTTCAACAAGATCCAGTGCTTCTGCTTCACCGCGCAGACGCTCGGCCCCGGTGAGGAAGTGCGCATGCCGGTGGTCTATTACATCGACCCCGCGATCCTGAACGATCCTGACAACAAGGACGTCCAGCAGATCACGCTGAGCTATACCTTCCATGAGACGCGTTAG
- the rpmA gene encoding 50S ribosomal protein L27, protein MAHKKAGGSSRNGRDSAGRRLGVKKFGGQEVIGGNIIIRQRGTRVYPGVNVGMGKDHTLFATAEGRVRFHDGKLGRKYVSVDVMAEAAE, encoded by the coding sequence ATGGCACATAAGAAAGCAGGCGGTTCGTCGCGCAACGGTCGCGACTCTGCGGGCCGCCGCCTTGGCGTCAAGAAGTTCGGCGGTCAGGAAGTGATCGGCGGCAACATTATCATCCGTCAGCGCGGCACCCGCGTGTACCCCGGCGTGAACGTTGGCATGGGCAAGGATCACACCCTGTTCGCCACCGCCGAAGGTCGCGTGCGCTTCCATGACGGCAAGCTCGGCCGCAAATACGTCTCGGTAGACGTAATGGCAGAAGCAGCCGAATAA
- a CDS encoding molybdenum cofactor biosynthesis protein MoaE translates to MTIDVRLLSAPFDATAELAGFTRRHGEAGGVVSFLGQVRAESAEAANAVEALELRHYGPLTLPAMEQLAAEVTARWTLEGLLVLHRIGEMAPGDPIVLVAAAARHRRDAFAAADFAMDHLKSESWFWKRERRGGIWQWIEPRAQDHDDLARWK, encoded by the coding sequence ATGACCATAGACGTTCGCCTGCTGTCCGCGCCCTTCGATGCGACGGCGGAACTCGCAGGCTTCACCCGCCGCCATGGCGAGGCGGGCGGCGTGGTCAGCTTTCTGGGGCAGGTGCGCGCAGAATCGGCGGAGGCGGCCAATGCCGTCGAGGCGCTGGAACTGCGGCATTACGGGCCGCTCACGCTTCCGGCGATGGAGCAACTGGCGGCAGAGGTCACCGCGCGCTGGACGCTGGAAGGGCTGCTGGTCCTCCACCGTATCGGCGAGATGGCGCCCGGCGATCCGATCGTGCTGGTCGCCGCTGCGGCACGCCACCGCCGCGATGCCTTCGCTGCTGCGGACTTCGCGATGGACCACCTCAAGAGCGAATCGTGGTTCTGGAAGCGCGAGCGTCGTGGCGGCATCTGGCAATGGATCGAACCGCGCGCGCAGGACCACGACGATCTCGCCCGCTGGAAATGA
- a CDS encoding dihydroneopterin aldolase, which yields MADSLILEVADFEVDVLTGILSEETGKPQPLRITIAVRLTPERHYTPDTPLTASKNYMDLKFAAREALPEGVHFKLIEAVADHICDTLFLQDERVEAVTVKIVKLAIAESSEKIGITLTRDRR from the coding sequence ATGGCCGATTCGCTCATTCTTGAAGTCGCCGATTTCGAAGTCGATGTCCTCACCGGCATCCTCTCCGAAGAAACCGGCAAGCCCCAGCCCCTGCGCATCACCATCGCGGTGCGCCTCACGCCGGAGCGTCACTACACGCCCGATACGCCGCTGACCGCCAGCAAGAACTACATGGACCTCAAGTTCGCGGCGCGTGAAGCGCTGCCCGAGGGCGTGCATTTCAAGCTGATCGAGGCCGTCGCCGATCATATCTGCGATACGCTGTTCCTGCAGGACGAGCGGGTCGAGGCCGTCACGGTCAAGATCGTCAAGCTCGCGATTGCCGAGAGCAGCGAGAAGATCGGCATCACGCTCACCCGCGACCGTCGCTGA
- a CDS encoding GNAT family N-acetyltransferase, which yields MFIRTERLFLRPGWPEDFEELIEMLGDDPILGEELPDETIASIRDYLGRQRDPRLPLLFIYFRSAVGAVLVGGIGLAMRGDDVELDFFIAPRFRGKGFAAEAVRGLLEHAHALGHRRLTATNVLATDSCAGQVLERAGFRPTGKTRRRMVSGFEGEVEAPIYAAEVAALAPVTGSGATGSQAGKARPEGLACH from the coding sequence ATGTTCATCCGCACGGAGAGGTTGTTCCTTCGGCCCGGCTGGCCTGAGGATTTTGAAGAGCTGATCGAGATGCTCGGTGACGATCCAATTCTCGGGGAGGAGCTTCCCGACGAAACGATCGCGTCGATCCGCGATTATCTGGGCCGGCAGCGCGACCCGCGGCTGCCTCTTCTGTTCATCTATTTCCGCAGTGCCGTGGGCGCCGTGCTGGTCGGCGGCATCGGCCTTGCCATGCGCGGAGACGACGTCGAACTCGACTTCTTCATCGCCCCGCGCTTTCGCGGCAAGGGCTTTGCGGCCGAAGCGGTGCGCGGGCTGCTCGAACATGCCCACGCGCTGGGCCATCGCCGCCTGACCGCGACCAATGTGCTCGCGACCGACAGCTGCGCCGGACAAGTGCTGGAGCGGGCGGGCTTCCGGCCTACCGGCAAGACCCGCCGCCGCATGGTCAGCGGCTTCGAGGGCGAAGTCGAGGCGCCGATCTACGCGGCGGAAGTCGCGGCGCTGGCTCCGGTCACAGGTTCTGGGGCCACAGGTTCTCAGGCAGGCAAGGCCCGTCCGGAAGGGCTCGCCTGCCACTGA
- a CDS encoding class I SAM-dependent methyltransferase → MAQLNTQPLVLSGEGWADYGLVDSGHGRKLERYGDYRFVRPEPQAMWTPRSDEWDAHGEFVPGSDEDGGGRWQFDKAVPRDGWPLAWNEVSFTAQCTPFRHLGFFPDMAPVWDWMREQLAGRSDAETMNLFGYTGVGTMALSAHGRVTHVDASKKSVAQARENAALAGLDDRPVRWMIDDAAKFAAREVRRGRRYDGIILDPPKFGRGPEGEVWRLEEHLPALLADCRRLLDGDSRFLFLTVYAVRMSSLALAGLMNELFADLPGTIEHGDLAVREDMPTDGVDGDMGPRMLPTAIFARWSNPA, encoded by the coding sequence ATGGCACAGCTGAACACCCAGCCGCTGGTCCTTTCCGGTGAGGGCTGGGCCGATTACGGGCTCGTCGATTCGGGCCATGGCCGCAAGCTGGAGCGCTATGGCGACTATCGCTTCGTGCGCCCCGAGCCGCAGGCGATGTGGACGCCACGTTCCGATGAGTGGGATGCCCACGGCGAATTCGTCCCCGGCTCCGACGAGGACGGCGGCGGCAGGTGGCAGTTTGATAAAGCCGTGCCGCGCGACGGCTGGCCGCTGGCGTGGAACGAGGTCTCGTTCACCGCGCAGTGCACCCCGTTCCGCCATCTCGGCTTCTTCCCGGACATGGCGCCGGTGTGGGACTGGATGCGCGAGCAACTGGCCGGGCGCAGCGATGCCGAGACGATGAACCTGTTCGGCTATACCGGCGTCGGCACCATGGCGCTGTCCGCGCATGGCCGCGTCACGCACGTCGATGCCTCGAAGAAATCGGTGGCGCAGGCGCGCGAGAATGCCGCGCTGGCAGGGCTCGACGACCGTCCGGTGCGCTGGATGATCGACGATGCCGCCAAGTTCGCCGCGCGCGAAGTGCGTCGCGGTCGTCGCTATGACGGCATCATTCTCGATCCGCCCAAGTTCGGTCGCGGGCCGGAAGGCGAAGTCTGGCGTCTGGAAGAGCATCTTCCCGCGCTGCTCGCCGATTGCCGCCGTCTGCTGGACGGAGACAGCCGCTTCCTGTTCCTGACGGTCTATGCCGTGCGCATGTCCTCGCTGGCGCTGGCCGGGCTGATGAACGAGCTGTTCGCCGATCTTCCGGGCACCATCGAGCATGGCGATCTGGCTGTGCGCGAGGATATGCCGACGGATGGCGTCGATGGGGATATGGGGCCCCGAATGCTGCCCACCGCGATCTTTGCGCGCTGGTCCAATCCGGCCTGA
- a CDS encoding SURF1 family cytochrome oxidase biogenesis protein, with protein sequence MPDPAPRTRHRLPVLATAVVLAAVAMMVWLGFWQIRRLHEKEALLARFAEARAQIAEVDWPAQWPTDPDKGYELTYRRAQLMCSAVTERSSMAGHNAAGESGMAQTARCALPGGGFALVVMGWSQSPMAGTAWQGGEVHGMIAPGQRLVADPPLAGLQPNALPDPADLPNNHLSYAIQWFAFAAMALAIYALALRKRWEKG encoded by the coding sequence ATGCCGGACCCAGCCCCCCGAACGCGCCATCGCCTGCCGGTACTGGCGACCGCGGTGGTGCTCGCCGCCGTGGCGATGATGGTCTGGCTGGGCTTCTGGCAGATCCGCCGCCTGCACGAGAAGGAGGCGCTGCTCGCCCGCTTTGCCGAGGCCCGCGCCCAGATCGCCGAGGTCGACTGGCCCGCGCAGTGGCCCACCGATCCCGACAAGGGCTACGAACTCACCTATCGCCGTGCGCAATTGATGTGCAGCGCCGTGACCGAGCGGTCCTCGATGGCGGGGCACAATGCGGCGGGCGAATCGGGCATGGCACAGACCGCGCGCTGCGCGCTGCCCGGCGGCGGCTTCGCGCTGGTGGTGATGGGCTGGTCGCAGAGCCCGATGGCGGGCACGGCGTGGCAGGGCGGCGAAGTCCACGGCATGATCGCGCCCGGCCAGCGCCTCGTCGCCGATCCGCCGCTGGCCGGGCTGCAGCCCAACGCGCTGCCCGATCCGGCGGACCTGCCCAACAACCACCTGTCCTACGCCATCCAGTGGTTCGCCTTCGCCGCGATGGCACTGGCGATCTACGCCCTCGCCCTGCGCAAGCGGTGGGAGAAGGGGTGA